The DNA region CGTCCGGATATTCACGTTCAACAAGGCAGGTGCCGTTTTTGAGATTAAAGAGTTCATCGTTGAGTGCACCGTAGAATTCGAGTGCATAGCCGTATTCGATAAGCGCACGCATGATGTGCTGCTTGAAAATACTCTTGCTGCCTGTGGCATGCTTGAGAACACTTTCCTCGCTTATAGGATAAAGCTCTCTGACTTTTTCGATCATTTCCTTTGAACATGATTTTCTTATCTCACAGCACTTGAGGCAGAGACCTTCAAGTCTGTCCGGCTTCTTCGGCGCATAGCAGAGAATATGAACCTTCTGGTTTCTCTGTTTGTCCCATGCTGACATTTCAACGCCCTGAATTATCTTTACGCCGTATCTTTCAGCAAGTACTGCTGCTCTTGAATATGATGAAAGGGTGTCGTGGTCAGTTATTGAAAGCACGTCTATCCCTGTTTTCTTTGCCTGTGCGATTACTTCTTCGATTCCAAGCGATCCGTCAGATAAAGTCGTATGACAGTGCAGATCGATTTTCATTGGTTTACTCATTCCTTCCCGAAAAAGATGCTGTGATGGGGCATCTTTTAGTCTGTAAAAAATTGTCTTTAAAATTATACCATAAAACCGATCAGAAATCAATACTTTTTTGTGTATTTTTTTAATTGTGTAATTCCGGCAATAGAAAAACGGCACAGGATGTATGATCATGTGCCGTTTTTAATGTTATCTGAAAATATATTCTTCGTGAGTACACTTATTACCTGCTTCGGAATTGTAGAAACTTGTCAGAGCTTCATATTCGCTGTGCGGATAGGACGGATCGTTTGCTATAAATTCGTTATAGTAATCTTCCCAGACATAGTTGTCATTTGTCATGTAACCTTTGTCGAGGACTCCGTCGCCGTCAGTGTCGGCTGCACATTTTTCCCAGAACTTTGTTGCGTTGTACACGCCTACGAATCTCCAGTGCCAGCCTTCGTAGATTGTACCGGTACGCTGTCCGGTTGCGGAAGTTGTGTCTCCGTCGATCTTGTAGCGCCAGATAAATCCGTACTTGTGGGCATTATCGGCAAGCCAGGTAAATTCTTTGTTTGCCGGTGCTGTTCCCTCTCGGTTTACTGCACCTGTCGATTCAATAAACTCACTGCTGTTGTATGAGATGTTGAAGTCAACTGCCAGACCTGCACAGTGTTCGGAATAGGCACCGAGTGTACGTGCCCAGTATCCGTTCTCCTGATTTACCTGCAGACCGCCTGTTGCAACATCGTATGATGCCTGATAGAATGTTCTGTAACCCATTCCGGCACCGCCGTCGTGATCGCCGTACTCAAGACCGATAGCACCCTTCATGTCTGCTGAAAGTGCGTTAAGGAACGACTCAGGTACTTCGGATAATCTTCCGTGAGCAAGCGATGCTTCTGCCACAGGACCGCCGGCTGTTATAACATCGGCACCGTATGCCGTTGTCGGAGCCGGTGCAGGTGCATTCAGTGATGCAAGAGCCACACTGCCTATGACACTGTCAGTGCTGAGCACCTTAAGTATCGCCTCTCCCTTTTCGGCTGTATCGTAAGCCGGAAGTGCAGGACTTACAAGAAATGCTGCCCATTTGTTATCAGCGAATTCCCCGTTCTCCGAAGCAGCCCCTGCTCCGGACGGGATCTCGCGGATGTCGTTTAATGTCTCAAACCCCTCTGATGTATCTCCTTCACCGGGAGATGCAATGCTTTCCCCGTTCTGAACTATCCCGCTTCCTGTGCTGTCGTCTGATCCGTCAGACTGGCACGCTGTACCTGCAAAAGCAAGTGCAGCCGTCATCAGTACAGGAAGAAGTTTTATTCTGATCTTCATTTTTATTTGTTATTCTTTGCCTCAATATCTGCAAGAGCATCCTTTCTTGAAAGGTTGATTCTGCCCTGGCTGTCAATTTCCATTACCTTTACAACAACTTCGTCACCGATGGAAACAACGTCTTCCACCTTTTCAACTCTCTGCTTGTCGAGCTTTGAGATGTGAACGAGTCCGTCCTTGCCCGGAGCGATCTCAACGAAAGCACCGAACTGCATTATTCTTACTACCTTGCCCTTGTAGATAGCACCTACTTCAGGGTCCATAGCGATTGTTCTTACGATCTGGAGAGCCTTGTCTACCTTGTTCTTGTCGATACCTGAGATGAATACTGAACCGTCATCTGAAATGTCGATCTTAACTTCGCATTCAGCTGAGATCTTCTGGATTACCTTACCGCCCTGTCCGATTACTTCACGGATCTTGTCTACAGGGATCTTTGTCTGTACCATCTTAGGTGCGTATTCATTTACAGTCTCTCTTGGTGCAGGAATAGCCTTGAGCATGATCTCGTCGAGGATGTAGATACGTGCCTTTCTTGTCTTTTCAAATGCTTCCCTGATGATCGGCATTGTAAGACCGTCAACCTTGATATCTACCTGGATAGCTGTGATACCCTTGTGAGTACCGCCAACCTTGAAGTCCATGTCGCCGAAGAAGTCTTCGAGACCCTGGATATCAACCATTGTCATGAAGTCGTCTGAATCAGGCTTTGTGATAAGGCCGCATGAGATACCAGCTACAGGAGCCTTGATCGGAACACCTGCATCCATGAGTGCGAGTGTTGAACCACAGATAGAACCCTGTGATGTTGAACCGTTTGAAGAAAGGACTTCAGAAACGAGTCTGAATGCGTAAGGGAATTCTTCAACCGGCGGGATAACTGGTTCAAGAGCTCTTTCAGCAAGAGCGCCGTGACCGATCTCACGTCTTCCCGGACCTCTGCTTGGCTTTGTCTCACCAACTGAGTATGAAGGGAAGTTATACTGGTGCATATATCTCTTTGTATCTTCTTCGTCAAGACCGTCGATCTTCTGTGAGTCACTTACAGGACCGAGTGTTGCAACTGTGAGTACCTGTGTCTGACCTCTTGTGAAGAGACCTGAACCGTGAACTCTTGGAAGAAGTCCTACTTCAGCTGCAAGAGGTCTGATTTCATCGATGCCTCTGCCGTCAACACGCTTGCCTTCGTAGAGCCAGTTTCTTACGATCTTCTTCTGGAGTTTGTAGATACATTCGTCGATCATTGCGATCTGCTCAGGATACTGTTCATCGAACTTTTCGTGTATTTCATCCTTGATAGGCTGGAGTCTTTCTTCTCTGATGTTCTTGTCATCAGTGTCGAGAGCAACCTTAACTCTTTCTTCTGCGAGTTCAGCGATAGCGTCGAAGAGGTCATGGTCAACTTCCATTGATTCGAATTCGAACTTCTTCTTGCCGATCTGCTTCTGGATGTCGCTGATGAAAGCTACCATCTTCTTGATCTCTGCGTGACCGAATTCGATAGCTTCGAGCATCTTGTCTTCTGGTACTTCGTTTGCACCAGCTTCGATCATTACGATCTTTTCCATAGAACCTGCAACTGTAAGGTTGAGGTCGTTGTGCGCTCTCTGTTCAAGTGTAGGGTTGAGAACGAGTTCGCCGTCAACAAGACCAACGCTTACGCCGGCAACAGGTCCGTTCCACGGGATGTCTGAGATAGAGATGGCAACTGATGTTGCGATCATGCCGACGATTTCAGGGAGGTTGTCAGGTTCCACTGCGAGAACTGTCATAACAACTGAAACGTCATTTCTCATATCCTTAGGGAAAAGTGGTCTGATCGGACGGTCTACAACTCGTGAAGTAAGGATAGCCTTTTCTGAAGGCTTGCCTTCTCTCTTTGTAAATGAGCCTGGTATTCTGCCCACTGAATAAAGTCTTTCTTCGTAGTCAACTGAGAGAGGGAAGAAATCAACGCCTTCTCTTGGCTTAACGCTTGCTGTTACGTTAGCCATTACTACTGTTTCGCCGTATCTTACCCAGCATGAACCGTTGGATAAACCACATGTCTTTCCTGTTTCTACAACCAGCGGTCTGCCCGCAAATGTTGTTTCAAACTTTCTGTAATTCTCAAACATTTTTTTCGCCTCCGAAAATTATTTTTCTTAAGGCAG from Ruminococcus sp. HUN007 includes:
- a CDS encoding polyribonucleotide nucleotidyltransferase; the encoded protein is MFENYRKFETTFAGRPLVVETGKTCGLSNGSCWVRYGETVVMANVTASVKPREGVDFFPLSVDYEERLYSVGRIPGSFTKREGKPSEKAILTSRVVDRPIRPLFPKDMRNDVSVVMTVLAVEPDNLPEIVGMIATSVAISISDIPWNGPVAGVSVGLVDGELVLNPTLEQRAHNDLNLTVAGSMEKIVMIEAGANEVPEDKMLEAIEFGHAEIKKMVAFISDIQKQIGKKKFEFESMEVDHDLFDAIAELAEERVKVALDTDDKNIREERLQPIKDEIHEKFDEQYPEQIAMIDECIYKLQKKIVRNWLYEGKRVDGRGIDEIRPLAAEVGLLPRVHGSGLFTRGQTQVLTVATLGPVSDSQKIDGLDEEDTKRYMHQYNFPSYSVGETKPSRGPGRREIGHGALAERALEPVIPPVEEFPYAFRLVSEVLSSNGSTSQGSICGSTLALMDAGVPIKAPVAGISCGLITKPDSDDFMTMVDIQGLEDFFGDMDFKVGGTHKGITAIQVDIKVDGLTMPIIREAFEKTRKARIYILDEIMLKAIPAPRETVNEYAPKMVQTKIPVDKIREVIGQGGKVIQKISAECEVKIDISDDGSVFISGIDKNKVDKALQIVRTIAMDPEVGAIYKGKVVRIMQFGAFVEIAPGKDGLVHISKLDKQRVEKVEDVVSIGDEVVVKVMEIDSQGRINLSRKDALADIEAKNNK
- a CDS encoding PHP domain-containing protein, producing MKIDLHCHTTLSDGSLGIEEVIAQAKKTGIDVLSITDHDTLSSYSRAAVLAERYGVKIIQGVEMSAWDKQRNQKVHILCYAPKKPDRLEGLCLKCCEIRKSCSKEMIEKVRELYPISEESVLKHATGSKSIFKQHIMRALIEYGYALEFYGALNDELFNLKNGTCLVEREYPDVKFVLELIRAARGVSVMAHPVQYNNIELLEELAADGKIDGVEIGHYTADEAARSRMQEIADKYDLIVTGGSDFHGLYNAQPTYLGSNLTTKENFDRIIRLSNKRASEDKTPAAPKAEEKTAAPAKGE
- a CDS encoding D-alanyl-D-alanine carboxypeptidase family protein encodes the protein MKIRIKLLPVLMTAALAFAGTACQSDGSDDSTGSGIVQNGESIASPGEGDTSEGFETLNDIREIPSGAGAASENGEFADNKWAAFLVSPALPAYDTAEKGEAILKVLSTDSVIGSVALASLNAPAPAPTTAYGADVITAGGPVAEASLAHGRLSEVPESFLNALSADMKGAIGLEYGDHDGGAGMGYRTFYQASYDVATGGLQVNQENGYWARTLGAYSEHCAGLAVDFNISYNSSEFIESTGAVNREGTAPANKEFTWLADNAHKYGFIWRYKIDGDTTSATGQRTGTIYEGWHWRFVGVYNATKFWEKCAADTDGDGVLDKGYMTNDNYVWEDYYNEFIANDPSYPHSEYEALTSFYNSEAGNKCTHEEYIFR